One Castanea sativa cultivar Marrone di Chiusa Pesio chromosome 4, ASM4071231v1 DNA window includes the following coding sequences:
- the LOC142630721 gene encoding rsm22-cox11 tandem protein 2, mitochondrial-like, translating to MATLLPETSKKIFTPENLRAAAKQSQRCLVVPVRLRRAIKKYLRELEEPHMKRKVLRLSQSLNTIKDVNAQMVMTTSRELVEDPLKTVEHSKQRWKIKSSYGDIGFKYMEDESAAYVASRMPAVFSACYRVLKEVRRRLPGFSPARVLDFGAGTGSAFWALQEVWPHSLEKVNLVEPSQSMQRAGRSLIQGMKNLPLIHSYDSIQALTKSISKSERRHDLVIASYVLGEIPSLKDRITIVRQLWDLTQDVLVLVEPGTPHGFNVISQMRSHILWMEKRKLRKSKAAINTTSKDLVVAQKSGAFIVAPCPHDGQCPLTRTSKYCHFVQRLERTSSQRAYKRAKGEPPLRGFEDEKFSFVAFRRGQRPSEPWPLDGMEFETLKEQHAKRNPEDLEIDYEDLIKLQQEADNIPYEEVDPATYDSDVMDTDAADQNDEDEEEEETTSADLGGGWGRIIFSPVRRGRHVTMDVCRSTNQDGSEGSFERVVVTQSKNPTLHHQAKRSLWGDLWPF from the exons ATGGCGACCCTTTTGCCCGAAACCTCTAAAAAAATCTTCACCCCAGAAAACCTCCGCGCCGCCGCTAAGCAATCCCAGCGCTGCCTCGTCGTTCCGGTTCGTCTCCGCCGAGCCATCAAAAAATATCTCCGAG AGCTTGAGGAGCCGCACATGAAGAGGAAGGTGCTGAGGCTATCACAGTCTCTGAACACAATCAAGGATGTGAATGCGCAGATGGTGATGACAACGTCGAGGGAGCTGGTGGAGGATCCGTTGAAAACAGTAGAGCATTCGAAGCAGCGGTGGAAGATTAAGAGCTCCTATGGTGACATCGGTTTCAAGTATATGGAGGATGAGAGTGCCGCTTATGTTGCATCTCGGATGCCTGCTGTGTTCTCTGCATGTTACCGAGTTCTCAAGGAG GTTCGTAGAAGGCTACCAGGTTTCTCTCCAGCTAGAGTGTTGGATTTTGGTGCTGGCACGGGTTCGGCTTTCTG GGCCCTGCAAGAAGTGTGGCCACATTCCTTGGAGAAAGTCAATTTAGTAGAGCCATCCCAGTCAATGCAGCGTGCTGGCCGGAGCCTTATACAAG GTATGAAGAATCTGCCACTTATTCATAGTTATGATAGCATTCAGGCACTTACTAAAAGCATCAGTAAGTCAGAGAGAAGACATGACCTTGTGATTGCT TCCTACGTGCTTGGAGAGATACCATCTTTGAAGGACAGAATCACTATAGTACGCCAGCTTTGGGATCTTACACAGGATGTTCTG GTTTTGGTTGAACCTGGAACACCTCAtggatttaatgtaatatctCAAATGCGATCTCATATATTATGGATGGAGAAAAGG AAACTCCGTAAATCTAAAGCTGCAATCAATACAACTTCAAAGGACTTGGTGGTGGCTCAAAAAAGTGGTGCATTCATAGTTGCCCCT TGCCCTCATGATGGACAATGTCCACTGACAAGAACTAGTAAATACTGTCATTTTGTCCAACGCTTGGAGAGGACATCATCACAACGTGCATACAAG CGTGCCAAGGGGGAACCGCCATTACGTGGCTTTGAGGAtgagaaattttcttttgttgctttTAGACGAGGACAAAGACCAAG TGAACCCTGGCCCCTTGATGGCATGGAATTTGAGACATTGAAGGAACAACATGCAAAAAGAAATCCGGAAGATCTTGAAATTGACTATG AGGACTTAATCAAGTTACAGCAAGAAGCTGATAATATTCCATACGAAGAAGTGGATCCAGCTACCTATGATTCTGATGTAATGGATACTGATGCTGCTGACCAGAATGACGAAgatgaggaggaagaagaaacaACCTCTGCTGATCTTGGGGGTGGTTGGGGCCGGATTATTTTTTCACCTGTTCGACGGGGCAGGCATGTCACGATGGACGTTTGTCGATCAACCAATCAAGATGGCTCAGAGGGTTCGTTTGAGCGTGTGGTCGTCACTCAAAGTAAGAATCCTACATTACACCATCAGGCCAAAAGATCTCTTTGGGGTGACTTGTGGCCCTTCTGA
- the LOC142631920 gene encoding uncharacterized protein LOC142631920 isoform X1 translates to MVLVTHQMQNSYSTFPLRPISWSKGMMLKHYAATLQMVGKADRCCLLKYNIRLSVGASRIRGTKLKSLRISAFKGSAQNGESAGRVNGSKVPKNSVKLKESEDTITESPKANDIPLSYASEANQSIASSPAIHKLFKKWLTMLRTQSPSQVEDGILGEELPPTEISETHHGTEKKERGEILKAVWCHFLGLDATIKIPLLIFIPLYLVVNFIYGAEVSKELTPLWVFGPLIIAAYIKMFRWLCALYVFSFKQTVKVIKNLPTYYMVAYSYVARGKLTEDVHSRFWQPVVNIKNLDYKELSRKRLKELQEWMMEKYLDYVESIWPYYCQTIRFLKRANLI, encoded by the exons ATGGTGTTGGTAACCCATCAAATGCAG AATTCATATTCAACATTTCCCCTGAGGCCAATATCATGGAGCAAAGGGATGATGTTGAAGCATTATGCAGCCACACTTCAGATGGTTGGGAAAGCAGATAGGTGTTGCCTATTAAAGTACAATATTCGTTTAAG TGTAGGGGCTTCTCGCATTCGTGGAACAAAACTTAAGTCTTTGAGAATTTCAGCTTTCAAAGGCAGTGCCCAAAATGGTGAATCAGCAGGCAGAGTAAATGGATCAAAAGTACCAAAGAATTCAGTTAAACTAAAAGAGAGTGAGGATACCATAACAGAATCTCCAAAGGCGAATGACATTCCACTTTCTTATGCCTCTGAAGCGAATCAAAGCATTGCATCATCCCCTGCCATTCATAAGCTATTCAAGAAATGGTTGACAATGTTGCGCACACAATCACCAAGTCAAGTAGAGGATGGAATTTTGGGAGAAGAGCTACCTCCAACAGAGATATCAGAGACTCACCATGGGActgagaagaaggaaagaggtGAGATTCTAAAGGCGGTTTGGTGCCACTTTCTGGGTCTGGATGCAACAATAAAGATACCCTTACTAATATT CATCCCTTTGTACCTGGTGGTTAATTTTATTTATGGAGCTGAAGTTTCAAAGGAGTTGACTCCTTTGTGGGTTTTTGGGCCCCTTATTATAGCTGCCTACATCAAGATGTTCCGCTGGTTGTGCGCTCTCTATGTCTTCAGCTTCAAGCAGACTGTCAAAGTAATTAAAAACCTACCCACTTACTACATGGTGGCCTATAGCTATGTTGCACGTGGGAAGCTTACAGAAGACGTCCATTCTCGATTCTGGCAACCTGTAGTGAACATAAAGAACCTAGACTACAAAGAGCTATCAAGAAAAAGGTTGAAAGAATTGCAAGAGTGGATGATGGAGAAATACCTTGATTATGTGGAATCAATATGGCCATATTACTGTCAGACAATTAGGTTCCTAAAGAGAGCTAATCTCATTTAG
- the LOC142631920 gene encoding uncharacterized protein LOC142631920 isoform X2, translating into MNSTAQNSYSTFPLRPISWSKGMMLKHYAATLQMVGKADRCCLLKYNIRLSVGASRIRGTKLKSLRISAFKGSAQNGESAGRVNGSKVPKNSVKLKESEDTITESPKANDIPLSYASEANQSIASSPAIHKLFKKWLTMLRTQSPSQVEDGILGEELPPTEISETHHGTEKKERGEILKAVWCHFLGLDATIKIPLLIFIPLYLVVNFIYGAEVSKELTPLWVFGPLIIAAYIKMFRWLCALYVFSFKQTVKVIKNLPTYYMVAYSYVARGKLTEDVHSRFWQPVVNIKNLDYKELSRKRLKELQEWMMEKYLDYVESIWPYYCQTIRFLKRANLI; encoded by the exons ATGAATTCAACTGCACAG AATTCATATTCAACATTTCCCCTGAGGCCAATATCATGGAGCAAAGGGATGATGTTGAAGCATTATGCAGCCACACTTCAGATGGTTGGGAAAGCAGATAGGTGTTGCCTATTAAAGTACAATATTCGTTTAAG TGTAGGGGCTTCTCGCATTCGTGGAACAAAACTTAAGTCTTTGAGAATTTCAGCTTTCAAAGGCAGTGCCCAAAATGGTGAATCAGCAGGCAGAGTAAATGGATCAAAAGTACCAAAGAATTCAGTTAAACTAAAAGAGAGTGAGGATACCATAACAGAATCTCCAAAGGCGAATGACATTCCACTTTCTTATGCCTCTGAAGCGAATCAAAGCATTGCATCATCCCCTGCCATTCATAAGCTATTCAAGAAATGGTTGACAATGTTGCGCACACAATCACCAAGTCAAGTAGAGGATGGAATTTTGGGAGAAGAGCTACCTCCAACAGAGATATCAGAGACTCACCATGGGActgagaagaaggaaagaggtGAGATTCTAAAGGCGGTTTGGTGCCACTTTCTGGGTCTGGATGCAACAATAAAGATACCCTTACTAATATT CATCCCTTTGTACCTGGTGGTTAATTTTATTTATGGAGCTGAAGTTTCAAAGGAGTTGACTCCTTTGTGGGTTTTTGGGCCCCTTATTATAGCTGCCTACATCAAGATGTTCCGCTGGTTGTGCGCTCTCTATGTCTTCAGCTTCAAGCAGACTGTCAAAGTAATTAAAAACCTACCCACTTACTACATGGTGGCCTATAGCTATGTTGCACGTGGGAAGCTTACAGAAGACGTCCATTCTCGATTCTGGCAACCTGTAGTGAACATAAAGAACCTAGACTACAAAGAGCTATCAAGAAAAAGGTTGAAAGAATTGCAAGAGTGGATGATGGAGAAATACCTTGATTATGTGGAATCAATATGGCCATATTACTGTCAGACAATTAGGTTCCTAAAGAGAGCTAATCTCATTTAG
- the LOC142631920 gene encoding uncharacterized protein LOC142631920 isoform X3, producing the protein MVLVTHQMQNSYSTFPLRPISWSKGMMLKHYAATLQMVGKADRCCLLKYNIRLSVGASRIRGTKLKSLRISAFKGSAQNGESAGRVNGSKVPKNSVKLKESEDTITESPKANDIPLSYASEANQSIASSPAIHKLFKKWLTMLRTQSPSQVEDGILGEELPPTEISETHHGTEKKERASLCTWWLILFMELKFQRS; encoded by the exons ATGGTGTTGGTAACCCATCAAATGCAG AATTCATATTCAACATTTCCCCTGAGGCCAATATCATGGAGCAAAGGGATGATGTTGAAGCATTATGCAGCCACACTTCAGATGGTTGGGAAAGCAGATAGGTGTTGCCTATTAAAGTACAATATTCGTTTAAG TGTAGGGGCTTCTCGCATTCGTGGAACAAAACTTAAGTCTTTGAGAATTTCAGCTTTCAAAGGCAGTGCCCAAAATGGTGAATCAGCAGGCAGAGTAAATGGATCAAAAGTACCAAAGAATTCAGTTAAACTAAAAGAGAGTGAGGATACCATAACAGAATCTCCAAAGGCGAATGACATTCCACTTTCTTATGCCTCTGAAGCGAATCAAAGCATTGCATCATCCCCTGCCATTCATAAGCTATTCAAGAAATGGTTGACAATGTTGCGCACACAATCACCAAGTCAAGTAGAGGATGGAATTTTGGGAGAAGAGCTACCTCCAACAGAGATATCAGAGACTCACCATGGGActgagaagaaggaaagag CATCCCTTTGTACCTGGTGGTTAATTTTATTTATGGAGCTGAAGTTTCAAAGGAGTTGA